TAcatgtcttgggttaagtttcaaagtgacagtatggttcatggacgtaattccatgatcctcaaggagaggatacatggtggtgccctggtggtgtgtagaatgattgcatggtaactcagttttgggggttttcctgaaactacaatgatcaatcattctcaagtagagaggattgaatcatgtggtgagtagtagcaggaggtcctagtcttggaggcttccagtatgctctagggcgcggaacggactaacctcgtgagtgtggtagggtggaacccattggcaacggctttgcaaagcagtagaggccaccacgagtgcataacccgccatagctcagTAATCATtatagtccggacgagtcggtttataaagtaacaagtcttgtgatgtcattttacCATGTTTGAGTGACTTCTGCATGTAGTGTGAGGTtgaataacatgttttttatatctagctcacccttgcttgtttgcttgcttgtgtatgtttcttttgCGATAATCATCCACTTGGGTGGGAGCAGATGGCGAGAATGTTCTTTTGGAGACGGCCTTGGAAGTGGAGGACAATGTTGTTGCCTAGTCTCCTTAGGATGTTATCGATTATTGTCTGTAGTTTGAAATActgtttccttttaagtttaCAGTTTAAATCTTTTTGGAGTTGAAATTTAATTTCTGAAGTTACTTTGAGGATAATTGTAATCcttaattactcttgactgctttcttatattatgcatgatgacgtctttattatatatgcttttctatatattttgagACATcataaaacacattttttttataatagtatgTGAccgaaaattatatttaacctttatttttattaaatattttaaaaaatatatgtatgatatttttgtaatgattgataatataaaaaaattatactagcattattttgaattaaatttaatgttgtATTATAGTTTTACCTTCCTGGATGCATATGACAATTATCTTTTAGCGTGGTTTATATGCACTTTCCAAATAGAGGATAAAAAATCGGAaggataaaaaaatgtattttaatattacaaatgTTTAcgataaactttttaaaattatatttttggtacaagtttttgttattgaataaactcattcgacttttactaaaattaatttgtaagattttttatattcttaattcgttccagaaaattattataaaatcttaagattttttattcttatacaTTAGCAAGCAGACATAAATTATAATAcgatattaatatttattcatgATAAATTTAAcgagaatatattttttaacatctttttctcaatttatctatttatctttttttatgtcACACTTTCGTGATGGTTGATTATCAAAAGAACCTTAACCCTTTTTATAAATCAACGTCCCTCGTCTTTattctatctttattttatttttattataactttttatataattaataggTCTTTATATCTTATTAagtcatataatatttttaatgagtcacttaataaaattaaggtttaattgtttatttaatccttaaatttacaattaagtttcaatttcgttctttattttaaaaaaagtcttaattttggttttatttatttaattacactaatcaaatttattctgttaattttgtataaacataattaattctATGGTGACGTGGCAAAGAagtttgactttttttttctcctctctACTTCTCAGACATGCGCCATTCACTgctaatgtttttaaattattcaaaaagcCATTTCTTTACTAAACAAGGTAACGTAACTTAAGCACCCAACATTagttttttctgaaattttttcTACCAAAACATCtcctatttatatttaaaatttctacatatttaaagttatataattataattttgacgaattataaacaaataataaatttatattttaaattgaaaaatattgaaataaatttatcgaagtttattaatatatttgttcaaataaatgtaaattaagaATGAATGAAGACGattatcactacaaaaatatgcAATTTTAGAAGGggttttttttaacattaccGGGGGTTTTAACCCCTGGTAAATATGTTTCCAGGGGTTACAGGAACCATTGAGAAAACTAGCGTCACAAAGGTAACGGAGGTTTTTTTCCAATTTCCAGGGGTTTTGGGAACCGCCGGAACTAACCGGGGTTCGTCAAAACCGCCCCTACTAACAGCGATTTATTAGAAACCGCCGACACTCACTATATTCTACAAACTGTACCTTTTCCAGGGGTTTTTTAAGAACCGCCGGAACTAACCGGGGTTATAGAACCGTCGGAAGTAGCTGAGTTCGAAACTTTCTAGGGGTTTCTTAAGAACCGCCGGAAATGCATGCAGATTTGTTTTTTTGGAATTGGAGAATTTCGTAATTCTGATGCAGCAAAGACCTATCTAACAGTGTcaataaaatgatattagaaaTCTACAATAAAATCAAGTACCTCTCAATAATACTAATGATATTAGAACATTATCTGTTTCCTTATATTTAGCTAAATAAAATCCATTTATTTACTTCTATATTGCAGCTGTGTAAATAACAATTACTAGGAAAGGATTTTCATGCTGTAATTACAATAttcttcaaaattttcagaaacatATCCTTATTTGCATTTGACAATGTATATATAGCAGGAAGATATCTACCATTCTCGTTAGGCCACAAATCTGGTCTTATACCCCAAAGTTGTAAGTCTTTTCTTGCCTTTAGATTGTCTttgcatttattatttgtactatcattcaacaatgtaaacaatatattatcacaaacatttttttcaatgtgcatAACATCTAGATTGTGGTGCAATAAGTTATCTACCCAATAAGGAGGGtcaaaaaatatacttttctttCGCCATTGTAGAGTCTTTACCTTAGGACGATCAATTGTGCGTTGTCTTTTTGACCTTTCTTCAACAATAGGTTCTTTCCCAAATTCAACATGAATATTACCAAGTTGTTGTAAGATATCATGACCTGAGATTGCCACCGGTTGGCTTCTATTTTCAATAGTTCCATCAAACCTCATATGAGCCAATCTAAACCTATGTCTTCCATCTAACCACCGACGATgacttataaaacaaaatttcccACCTTTGACAAGCTTCTTAGGAGTAGATTCAAAATTACATCTCGGACATGCCAATCCTGTATGTGTGTTCCTCCCAGATAAGGTTCCAAGTCCTAGAAAGTCACTAATAGTCCACAATATGGTTGCACGCATATCAAACACTTCATTCCCATATGAATCAAAAGTTTTGATGCCAATGTTCCACAACTCCTTCAACTCTTCTATTAATGGTTGTAAGTAAACATCAATATCGTTGCCCGGTGCTCGTTTTCCAGGAATGATCATGGAGAGAATGAATGAACTTTGTTTCATACACATCCAAGGAGGAAGGTTGTATGGTATGAGAACAACTGGCCAAATACTTTGATTGGTGCTCAAGTTGCCATATGGATTGAACCCCTCAGTAGCTAAACCAAGTCTCACATTTCGAGGGTCTAAGGCAAATTGAGGGTGCATGAGGTCAAATTTCTTCCATGCTTCAGAATCTCTTGGATGTCTTAACATGCCTTCATCCATACTTTCTGATGCATGCCATCTCATATGCTCAGCTATTTTAGATGATAAAAACATCCTCTGTAATCGGGGCTTCAAAGGAAAATATCTTAACACCTTTGCAGGAATCTTCTTTCGCTTAttaacaacaacatcatcatcaattgTATTTCTCTTTTTTGGCTTCCATCTTGATGTCTTACATTTCTTACAAGAATCTCTATCTTTGTCTTCTccaacatacaacatacaatCATTCGGGCAAGCATCAATTTTTGTGTAATGAAGACCAAGCTTGTTAATGACTTTTTTGGCTTCAtagaatgaatttggaatttTAGCATGTTGAAATGCATCTGCTAGCAACTCTAGTATCATGGACATAGCTTTGTCACTTATTCTGCATAGACATTTGATGTGATACAACTTCACCAAGAAtgaaagttttgaatatttatcaCATCcttcatataaattttgttgtccatcttgcattaattcaaaaaaatttgtcCCATCATGACTTCTAGCATGGCTTGACTCTGCACCCATCTCGTCATCATCCGTCATGTCGTTGTTAGAGCAATGATGTGCAAATACATCATTAATCATTTCACacatattatcattaatttcaaCTCTTCCACCATCTTCTTCGACCATTACTTGAGGAGCTTCAGCCATTACTTGAGGCGCTTCGTCATTTACTCTTCTCTCCCCGTGTAGAAGCCACACTGTATACCCTTTTGGAAaaggtttaataattaaatgatcATATACTTCTTCACGAGTTTGCCATTTCTTAAAATTGCATTTTTGACATGGACATATTATCTTTCCCCTGACACCACTATTAGTTAATGCAAAGTCCAAGAAGGTATTCAATCCTCTCATATATTGACTTGTATTTCGAGGCATGTCTATCCATGATTTATCCATTAAAACGACCTTTGTTCATGACATGAGGATTGAAAGGTTAGAATAAGTGACGATATTCAACGAAACACTACATAAGAATTCATAACTAAGTAGTTCCCCTACTTAGTTATGAAATTGTTGCTTGGAATAATTTAATACTAAGTAGTACACCTACTTAATGTTAAAAGTAAATTGTTGCTTggaatattttgaatttagaGATTTAGATGTTTGGTAtccaaaaaacaaaaagcagtgataaaaataaatgaagaaaaataagagtCATGAGTGATCTCTAAATTAACAGAAGGAGACAAAGCACTACTTCCTATAGTTGTATTAACATATTACAATAAGTTGGGTTTCCAAAGACAGACTTGTCTTCACATACCATATTTTAGAAGCTAAAAAACAAAGATCaaggtttaaaaaaattaagaagaaagggaaagaaataCCTCTTTCTGGGTTTTCTTACAACAACATGAACAAAAGGACATTTAACAGCTAGGCATCATCACAATTCACAAGCTTAAAGGGACCTGGGACTAACATCTGCACATGTACTTCTGCTAAAAGTATGAATTGGTtagattaaaattcaaaaaaatcaaatctgTAGAACGAAAgaagatatatttaataattaaaaaaatagtaaaaacatcAAGTACACAATCAAAACCTCAAACACCACATGCCAGTAACAGAGAAACTATAATTCAATTGGCTGATGTTGTTGCACTGAACTGGAAAGAGTAAAACAATAGGTCATGTGTCTATATTCAGGttagaaaacaaattataattcaaatttaatctaatacaacattttcctttttcttaaattttaaaataagatataagaaaagaacaaaatatcAATGAACGAACAAtatgagaaaaggaaaaaggcATTTTACCTGAATCATTTAACACACATAAATAGGGGAAACCAAAGATTCCTAGACTCATAAAAGTAATAATCCATGGAAACATATGCTTTAGTAACTTTCGAGTTTTCAAAAACTAATGGAAAAGgttaattaatataacattgggCTTCTAAAAACAACAAATGCAATTATACAGTAACATTAccatataattcaaataatgTATCTAACGAGCAACACGTATAACTCAATAAGTATACAAGTCtcaaattcaaacttttttaatgaaaaaaaataacaaaagacaATAATAGTTTTCTGCTTAGCAATCAAACTCTACAACTGCAAGATAAAGGTAAAGAGAACATTTAAAggcaaataaaataattatagagaATTTGAGAAAAGGTAGAAATGAAAAGGACAAAAACCTTAATTCAGACTGAGAGTAGCAAAATGTTTACATCAATATTGGAGCTAGCATTACCGAGAGCATTACCAATAGAAGTCGATTactgtatttatatataaatattaaacagaaacacaaaatatatatatatatatatatatatataaaacatttttatatttcctctaatatttctattttaacgTTTTCTTTCAAGtgttttattaactattttgaaatcttaattttaaacttattgtTCCGAATTCAAAGATGCAGTTAGAATTTGAAATTCTGTGAAACATAAAAAAGTTGAATGACTcagatataaattttaaaagatataataattttaccCATTAAATTATATTCTCTATGGCCAAAGGTGTGTATTATGGTATCAAACTAGCATGAGGTGGCTACttatacttttcataacatagcaCACATGCGTAGTCACTCACAGTAATTGTTGTACTTCAATTTCAGACAACCCACAACTATTCTAAGCATTGAAAATGGAGATGAAGAGGAAGTGGGCTAGAAaataatgaagaggaagtgaccTGAATTATCTTAGAAACTAACTGATACAATATCCTCAAACCTATAGCATAGTGATGTTGTGCCTACTAAAAGTATGAATTGGTtagattaaaattcaaaaaaatcagATCTGTAGAACGAAAgaagatatatttaataattaaaaaaatagtaaaaacatcAAGTACACAATCAAAACCTCAAACACCACATGCCAGTAACAGAGAAACTATAATTCAATTGGTTGATGTTGTTGCACCAAACtggaaaaagtaaaacaatagGTTATAGCTAATTAGTAAAACACGAATCAAAACTAGACTAGACTAATCGAACTACTAATCTAAAACAGTTGATAGAAATCAAAATACTCTATGAAACAATATTCCAAAAAACAAATCAAGTTTTccaattcataaattatttcaaattgataaattgaatcaaaatacATATCATATATTAATAACTTAACATAAAATTATCCCTAAAGCTGAACCTAAAGCTGAACCTGCAAGTGAAAACTTaacattcaaattaataaattaattcacGGTTGTTGTCCCTAAAGCTGAACCTGCAAGTGAAAAGTTGCTTGACGCAACTTTTGATTTCAGGTTTGTGATCGAAGTCGAAGAAGCACTAAGcgatattataaaatatagtatgagtctcCAATAAACTTTATAGTGACCAAATGATTCATATTGTCAATTTTTGGCCAAGAACAATGCACCATTTACAGTGAACATTTACCCCTTCTTGTGTCTATGAAATAccatgatattatatataaatggtGTCACCAAAATAAATCAGTTTCATTGATAATACAAATCAAGTTTACCTGAATGACAATGACACTGAAGTCTCtgctattaaaaataaatcaacaaaTAAATTCTTATCATTAGAAACAATGAAGATTAGgttagaatgaaaaatgaagatataGATAGAGAGATAGATGAAGATTAGGTTAgagtaaaagaagaagaagaggaacatACCTCAACCTCGCGTCGACCTCGCCGCCTCAACCACGATGCTCAGCCCAAGCTGGGGAAGACACAACACAGACGAACACGAACACGCACACAAAGCAAGGAAAGCTTCTGATGAAGGCAGGGGAAGAAATGAAAGTGCTGGAAGGGAATTAGGGATTGGGGAAAAACCTTTCTAATTTGCCTACCGTAAAAACCTTTTCTAATTTGCCTCAAAATCTTACTTTGGTAGTCATCTAATATTAAACCAccgaaaattattttaaaataaaaatatgttcagGGACGACTTTGGTTAGTAAACgccagaattaaaaaaaaaaaaaaaatcttacttGCGGTTTTAAAACCTAAATCGCCGGAATTTATCCAGGGTTTCTAAAACCGCCGGAAAAAACCCCCTtctaaaattcattatttttgtagtgtatgtaattacttaaatatttattatcattgatattatgtgatgtatttaagttttgttatttttaattaataattttaaatatgtttactaTTAAacgtattttataatttttttaatcagtatGAATTCCATTAAATAAATAtcgttattaattatttttaaataatatatttattgattttaactagatatatttttaaataatatatttattgagtttaattagatattttcaaattaaaggcttaaatgatatttttatttgtttatttatagattaattgttttaattcaatttttaacttctattattatatctttatatcgtactattaatttcattttttttatcttaaaatatgtataataataatattaataagaataataataatataataataataataatataataataatgatgattgtgacatcccaaatatataataatcacaatcatataatataggcgtcaacatccaaataaagagaacagttgGAGTATGACTTGCAATTAAGTAcgggattacagtcatccaaatatGAAGacagaattttaaacttaaacagtttagaGTATTCAACACTTCAAGCGTTCAAATAGGAAATTCCTAAGTAGACTACACTGTAGCATCAGTGTCCTCcaactcttgctccaagggaacctcctcaacaacatctgctcccatccaagtggatgatcatcgcaaaggaaaacatacacaagcagcACATAACaaagaagcaagggtgagctagataaacaAGCAGTAATCATATAGttcaatcaataaatatcatCGTACTTAGCTACATATAAAGAACAATCAAGGCATACCACTTTAAACCATGACTCAAAcactcacacgactcatccggattggtATAACTGTCGATttattggtcgtctttgcacttgcgtagttcagctggcactcctcaacactatgcaaggtaaatcccccatcTGTCTATGTTtaaactctaagactatagacgaggacctccctctactctcaccactcacattgttcttctctatttgagcatgaacaatgctttgagtgtagggatagacataccagttcaaagctccatacagttataTAGAACACCAACAACACCACACACATCACTTTCAATCATCTCACCCTGAGATGTCCACTTCATACTCAATTACATCATTGTAGTTCACATTCATATGCTTTACAACCACTCAACAACACCATACATACATCCTGgcagtcaaacaacatcaaacagcTCAAACAGATGTGGAAAAATATGAAACTCACCGAACCAGGTCTCACAACGCACCAAGATGCAAGACTAGACAAcaaaaattcgcatagcgcaccacccttggtgcgctgagcgaattttcCTGACGAGGGGAGTGTTTTTCAgctaaaattcgcatagcgcacccccCTTGATGTTCTGGGCGAATTTTCCTGACAAAAGGACAgctaaaattcgcatagcgcaccctaTTTCGCATGGCGAATTAGTTCACAGCATACATCACACCTCAAACCTCTCGCTATGCACCCCACTCGCTCTTCGAATTAAATGGGCAGTGATCCCAAACCACCACCAGTCGGATAGCGGCAGGATTCGCCATGGCGAGTCCATAAACAGTGAGCATCACCCTCTGataattcgcacagcgcaccaactCGCACAGTGAATTACCAAGACAGTGAGCACCCTCTAcagggtctcgctatgcgagacaacTCGCATAGCGAcactgcataatctgcagaacgtgAATTCTGCGGAATCACACACTCACACTAATCCTTACCATTTTCAGTTATTTTCCCCAACTTCTAACCCTCATTATTCTTGTATCACgcctaattaaacttgtctagatgatTATGAACGTTCTTAGCATGATTCTAAAGTGATTACTACCAAGTTTTCAACTTAAATTTCCAAGTTCATAAACCCAAGGACCCAATTTTGATTCTACCATTTTAAACATGACTTTACTCAGTTTTATGACCCTAACCTGTTCTAATTGACTCATACAAGCTAGCCACACTGTCCAATTGCGCTCAAGACCACCTATGCTCAAACTCCCTACCTCAGTTTCTCTCAAAGGACCAAAAACAATACTCTCTTAACCTTTTACTCATCTAACATGACTAACACAGGATTTCCACCTCAACCACATCTCCCTAACCCAATTGGTCATCGGAGAAGAATCAGATGTTTGAATGCATCAGTCTCACCTTCGatgccagcacatatgactagtcacaactgactggaccaggccagggctgctctatgatcagggatgtgccaactcaggtttttaagattcTTCTATCCTACCAACACAATACTCTCAACAAGTCCCAAGTTATTTATCTAAGTCATCCAACCTGTCCTATGGTGTTTTAGACTCTAAATTCCCCATTTCGCTATCTCACTTCCCTTTCCAGTAAGCTAAAACAGTACCTGTACAGTTAATTATTACTCCTTGTTATGTTATTATAGAATTCTCATTCCCAATCCTCTCCCCCAAAATTGCTTACAGCCAACCAACTTATCCAAGTCCAATAAACATCAGTATATCATGGTCACACAATTTCACATTTTCACCAATACAAATCAACATGCTCACCACAGAATATAACTCAACAGTAATAAACCACAAATTATCAAGCATACACACCATACagttcaaacaaaacataactagctccccttacctcagagtTGTATTACCAAGCTCACAAGGACGCCCCTTTTTGGTATCTCACACACGCGAACTCAATCcaaaccctacaaaccaccaAAGTGGTGACAgcaacagctcttagagcttgaTTTGGCAGAAACAGGAAAACGAAACCCCCTAGTAACATACAACCAGTAATGTTGCATGCTCTAGGTTCGAAGATAGTGAAAGAGAAGGGAAAAACGACTTACCGGTCCAAACGAAAATACGATCGGTTCAAAAGGAAGCCTTCGGTGTGGTGAACGTCTGAGCACCTTCCAACCCAAGATTGAACGGTTCAGAGAGCTGGaaatttagagagaaggcagagaagaGTTTAGGGCAAAGAGTCTTAGAGAGGGAGAAGagttcaaaaaatgaaaaattctgAGGAGCCCTTCCTGAGGTTAGGTTGGCCTTAGTCTGATGGGCCAGACTACCCCACATAGGGCCCAATGACCTTAAACTTTTTCAGACTCTTacaatgatgatgataataggaataataataataataataataataataataataataataataataataataataataataatataataataataataataatataataataataatataataataataataataataatataataataataataataatagtgaatattttaaagaaaataagattttcaatTACGTTGGCCCTAGAAAActggattttatttttatgttgtatTCACAGTATTTTTTCTGTATGCTatcttctattaaaaaaataagataaaatatacacttttaatttgttaaatgaaGAGTGAAATggttaaacaaatatttttaaacttatgtGATTTTATCGTAgagttaattaatattaaattaaatagcgATATTTGTTAGAAGAAAAGTCCTAATTAATCTTCTTAGGATTATACTAGTGTAGTTAAAAGTACCAAATAATTAAGAAAGTTTGAAGTTGATTTTGTCAAAATCAACTACAATAAGACAATTTTTGATTCAAATccttttttgaaaagttttaatGTTTGGTACATAGTAGtatgtttaaattttgaatatactAAATAGGTTTAACagggagagaaaagagaaagagattggTCTGCGTCGCATAGAGagtagaggagagagaaaaagatgcAGACATCTTTGCTCTATCACCATAGAGTTAACCCTGTTTTTGCAAAATTAACGGAATAAACTTGATTGGTACAATTATATAAAGTGGGGATGAAATTGAGACCTTCTTAAAAGGAAGGACGAAGTTGAGACTTAGTAGTGAATCTAAAGactaaataaacaattaaacataaaattaattcgtcaattaattttaaggtttaattgcttgcattgtccACAGTTTGGCTCCAACGTGTCAAGTTAgtccatctttttaaaaaagtttcaattacgtccaaacttggtttaaaagtgtcaattttgtccaaacgtatgtaaaattt
This window of the Vigna angularis cultivar LongXiaoDou No.4 chromosome 7, ASM1680809v1, whole genome shotgun sequence genome carries:
- the LOC128197891 gene encoding uncharacterized protein LOC128197891, producing MAEAPQVMVEEDGGRVEINDNMCEMINDVFAHHCSNNDMTDDDEMGAESSHARSHDGTNFFELMQDGQQNLYEGCDKYSKLSFLVKLYHIKCLCRISDKAMSMILELLADAFQHAKIPNSFYEAKKVINKLGLHYTKIDACPNDCMLYVGEDKDRDSCKKCKTSRWKPKKRNTIDDDVVVNKRKKIPAKVLRYFPLKPRLQRMFLSSKIAEHMRWHASESMDEGMLRHPRDSEAWKKFDLMHPQFALDPRNVRLGLATEGFNPYGNLSTNQSIWPVVLIPYNLPPWMCMKQSSFILSMIIPGKRAPGNDIDVYLQPLIEELKELWNIGIKTFDSYGNEVFDMRATILWTISDFLGLGTLSGRNTHTGLACPRCNFESTPKKLVKGGKFCFISHRRWLDGRHRFRLAHMRFDGTIENRSQPVAISGHDILQQLGNIHVEFGKEPIVEERSKRQRTIDRPKHENPFLVIVIYTAAI